One segment of Anopheles stephensi strain Indian chromosome 3, UCI_ANSTEP_V1.0, whole genome shotgun sequence DNA contains the following:
- the LOC118511682 gene encoding general transcription factor IIH subunit 3: MEENKDASLLVIVLDTNPSQRIIREKPHNLTQCLDSIVAFANAHLMQKAQNKLAVLACHHHATQFLYPTPGKPLDIRQVDGQYEVFTLVEKTIKQKLAHMINTAPPLTTPTESLLAGSMSMALCYIARINRNKVPGTKINSRVLVVTGSNECASQYMTYMNVFFTAQKQGVVIDVCALDKALSLLQQGCDITGGQYLRLEQLEGFLQYLLWVFLPDPQMRCKLVLPPPVKVDYRAACFCHRELIDIGYVCSVCLSIFCKFSPICTTCHTVFKAPAPIAAKPKKKKLKT; this comes from the exons ATGGAGG AGAACAAGGACGCCAGCCTGCTGGTGATAGTGCTCGATACAAATCCGTCGCAACGAATAATACGCGAAAAACCCCACAATCTTACCCAGTGCCTGGACTCGATCGTAGCGTTTGCAAATGCGCACCTTATGCAGAAGGCACAAAACAAGCTGGCTGTTTTGGCCTGCCACCATCATGCGAC GCAATTTCTGTATCCAACACCGGGCAAACCGCTCGACATCCGGCAGGTCGATGGACAGTACGAAGTGTTTACGCTGGTggagaaaacaatcaaacagaaGCTGGCGCATATGATCAACACGGCACCGCCCTTAACCACTCCAACCGAATCACTTTTAGCTGGTAGCATGTCGATGGCACTGTGTTACATTGCACGG ATAAACCGCAACAAAGTACCGGGTACGAAAATAAACTCGCGTGTACTGGTGGTCACGGGCAGTAACGAGTGTGCCTCCCAGTACATGACCTACATGAACGTGTTTTTCACGGCACAAAAGCAAGGCGTCGTTATAGATGTTTGTGCACTCGATAAGGCACTTAGTTTGCTGCAGCAGGGCTGCGATATTACCGGCGGACAGTACCTCCGGCTCGAGCAGCTGGAGGGTTTTCTTCAGTATCTTTTG TGGGTATTCCTGCCAGATCCGCAGATGCGCTGCAAGCTAGTGTTGCCGCCACCGGTAAAGGTTGATTATCGTGCTGCTTGTTTCTGCCATCGGGAGCTGATCGATATCGGTTACGTGTGTTCCGTGTGTTTGTCTATCTTCTGCAAATTCAGTCCCATCTGTACCACATGCCA tACCGTTTTCAAAGCGCCGGCACCAATCGCAGCCaaaccgaagaaaaagaaacttaAAACATAA
- the LOC118511679 gene encoding 5-methylcytosine rRNA methyltransferase NSUN4 encodes MLRSNHRLPLILQRFRHAKTHWSELKKKQFPKDRALENFDDFYGSVFGTRWKSIRIALQCEHKYVALVNQFGDTEETIQQLQSDGAISLRDIYLARKKDLADGGDGTREPLDGGKVFQVEERVAAFRDTRKQSERDHLYRADPTAALSNIDGAQSPSVGQPVEQNVVDYKKSLDKSLKDDSELDYQRLVDPAVGTAAALHEFVPASKLKGMEDYVFESDHYKYYSNSTDFPLKIEMEESFGIPEQLHLYTYERANVSTFRSPRKCTTGVLSHFLFDGASCLPPLVLDVQPGDRVLDACAAPGGKSLLLLQTLLPGTMVMNDSHESRCNRIRQLMRQYLYDFDEKWKKKRCFITQGDARNLQEYSMYDRVLVDVPCTNDRHSVMENDNNMFKPSRVKERLRIPEVQASILSNCLKLLRPGGTLVYSTCSLSPVQNDGVVHMALSNVFSDAGLTVTIKDLSLTMQPLKDIFKFANPATLKYGQLVLPFLPANFGPMYICKMVRNE; translated from the exons ATGCTGCGATCAAATCACCGGCTTCCACTAATTTTACAACGATTTCGTCATGCAAAAACTCATTGG TCTGAGCTGAAAAAGAAACAGTTTCCCAAAGACCGGGCGCTAGAAAACTTTGACGATTTCTACGGTTCCGTGTTCGGTACGCGATGGAAAAGCATACGGATTGCGCTCCAGTGCGAACACAAGTACGTTGCGCTGGTGAACCAGTTCGGAGACACGGAAGAAACGATCCAGCAGCTACAGTCGGACGGTGCCATCAGTTTGCGTGATATTTATCTTGCACGGAAAAAGGACTTGGCGGATGGCGGAGATGGAACTCGGGAACCGCTTGACGGTGGCAAAGTGTTCCAGGTGGAGGAACGTGTAGCAGCATTCCGGGACACCCGAAAGCAATCGGAAAGGGATCATCTTTATCGTGCCGATCCTACAGCTGCCCTGTCGAACATCGATGGCGCTCAATCTCCTTCTGTTGGGCAGCCAGTTGAGCAGAATGTGGTGGATTACAAAAAATCGCTCGATAAAAGCTTGAAGGATGATTCGGAACTAGACTACCAACGGTTGGTTGACCCAGCCGTCGGGACAGCGGCAGCATTGCACGAGTTTGTTCCAGCGTCGAAGCTGAAGGGCATGGAAGATTACGTATTCGAATCGGACCATTACAAATACTACAGTAACAGCACCGACTTTCCACTTAAAATTGAAATGGAAGAATCTTTCGGCATTCCCGAACAGTTGCACCTGTACACGTACGAACGGGCGAACGTTTCGACCTTCCGAAGTCCTCGCAAATGTACCACCGGAGTGTTATCTCATTTCCTCTTCGATGGTGCATCCTGCTTACCGCCCCTAGTGCTCGATGTTCAACCGGGTGACCGGGTGCTGGATGCATGTGCTGCCCCGGGTGGTAAATCGTTGCTGCTACTGCAAACCCTTCTACCCGGTACGATGGTAATGAACGATTCGCACGAAAGTCGCTGCAATCGAATTCGGCAGCTAATGCGCCAGTATTTGTATGATTTCGatgaaaagtggaaaaagaaaCGTTGCTTCATCACGCAGGGTGATGCACGCAACCTGCAAGAGTATTCGATGTACGATCGGGTACTGGTGGACGTTCCGTGCACCAATGATCGCCACTCGGTGATGGAGAACGACAATAATATGTTCAAACCGTCACGAGTTAAAGAGCGTTTGCGGATACCTGAGGTGCAGGCGAGCATATTGAGCaattgtttgaaattgttgCGGCCCGGAGGTACTTTGGTGTACTCTACGTGCAGCTTAAGTCCGGTACAGAACGACGGTGTCGTACATATGGCGCTAAGCAACGTTTTTAGTGACGCAGGATTGACGGTAACAATCAA GGACCTGAGTCTTACGATGCAACCACTGAAGGATATCTTCAAATTCGCCAACCCTGCAACACTTAAGTACGGTCAGCTAGTGCTCCCCTTCCTACCGGCCAACTTTGGACCGATGTACATCTGCAAAATGGTTCGGAATGAGTAG
- the LOC118511680 gene encoding low density lipoprotein receptor adapter protein 1-like, with protein sequence MAFLKSIWKNSSKHKKLCEELALANSIRDFSENHEELEDGSSEAISYSVKYLGNTPVPTPRSENATAEAVKSIITAAKGNKKLQRVSLSISPKGIEMVDTGTGETLLQVSIYQISYCSADANHDHVFAFVGCTLGSEAEVKEMCFRRTAEEINLEGPLVCHAFLCQKRKMAQTVTLTVARSFERAFQIWQSKQFHAERKRKELEERMERELRGSQELVQKQQQRDESECRSLLIDFNSDLTEICSDAQHHRELLQNTWVSFEDDQKPQEFLAVPTLTSTSGWSGMAICSN encoded by the exons ATGGCCTTCCTCAAGAGCATCTGGAAAAATAGCTCCAAGCACAAGA AATTGTGCGAGGAGCTCGCTCTAGCGAACAGCATTCGGGACTTTTCCGAAAACCACGAGGAACTGGAGGACGGATCGAGCGAAGCCATCAGCTACAGTGTCAAGTACCTGGGCAATACCCCGGTGCCAACGCCACGGTCCGAGAATGCTACGGCTGAGGCGGTCAAGAGCATCATAACAGCAGCCAAAG GCAACAAGAAACTGCAGCGAGTCTCGCTATCAATCTCACCCAAAGGCATCGAAATGGTCGACACCGGTACCGGGGAAACGCTGCTCCAGGTGTCGATCTATCAAATCTCGTACTGTTCGGCCGACGCGAACCACGATCACGTGTTTGCGTTCGTGGGCTGCACGCTTGGGTCGGAGGCGGAGGTGAAGGAGATGTGCTTCCGACGCACGGCGGAAGAGATCAACCTCGAGGGACCGCTCGTGTGCCATGCGTTTCTGTGCCAGAAGCGCAAGATGGCCCAAACCGTCACGCTTACCGTGGCGCGCAGCTTCGAGCGTGCGTTCCAGATCTGGCAAAGCAAGCAATTCCATGCGGAGCGCAAGCGCAAGGAGCTGGAGGAGCGGATGGAGCGGGAGCTTCGCGGAAGCCAGGAATTGGTgcagaaacagcagcagcgcgatGAAAGCGAATGTCGCAGCTTGCTGATCGACTTTAACTCCGATCTGACGGAAATTTGCTCCGATGCACAGCACCACCGGGAGCTGCTGCAAAACACTTGG GTATCATTTGAAGATGATCAAAAACCACAAGAGTTTCTCGCGGTGCCAACATTAACGTCCACCTCCGGCTGGAGCGGGATGGCCATCTGTTCGAACTGA